CCTGTATAGAATGTCAGCGTTGATCAGTTGATGACGTCAATGCAACTTTTTTCATTATGGCAATCAAAATTTCACCAAAATCACCATTGTTTCTGAACAGTAAAACAGTTCGTGTATTGTGCGCATTCTATAAATAATCAGTTGCTACCTTTGTACTGAGCAATAAGCTgttataccaaataattaatAGTGGTTTTGAGATTTCATTGAAAAGAATctatcaaaacaatttatttttagatttcttcATCATGACTCCTAATCTTCAAACTTTCGTCAATAGTTTTCAAAATCGCCTGTAAGTTCATAATATTACGTTGCTTGTTGTGCTTTATCCATATCATGCATTAACCTGCcttgttttaatataacaaatgaTTAACTAGGTTAAATTTTTAATGAGAACATCATTCTAGAACATTACAGTGGTACAAGGTCCATTCTATCAATTCTGTGACATaccatttgtttgttttcgtgatattagtgtagattattTTGTTGCTTACTCTTTAACTTATGATGTTTCTACTACTTCGGATATATCAAAGTTATTAGAAACCCAATGAAAAACCTGCTACTAGGCAAGTTGACTGCAGTATACACCCaccatatatatttattataattcgaATAATTAGCTAGTACCACTATAAACTGAATAAATGTAGTTGTTTAtgtaattgaattgaataaattgagTAAATGAAATTGTATCAGTCTGATGAAAGAGtgtgtaacattatttttgttttagagaaCCTCCTGTGCGCCAGCATTTAAAGAATGTATATGGAACCCTGATGATGACATGTGGCTCAGCCTTAGCTGGAGTGTATGTTGATATGTACACCTGGTTCCAAGCTGGAATCTTATCTGCTATTGCTGGAGCTGGTCTTATGCTTATGCTCATTGCAACCCCTGACAATGGCAAGAACACTAACCTCCGTCTGGGATACTTGCTTGGTTTTGGCCTTACTtcaggtaaaaaaaataatgtgttatcAACTTCATCAACAAGCATCTCTCATAAACTTTTCAAGTACttcttttaaaaatcacaataacAGGAAGAACAATTTCTAAGATCAGATATCAAAAGCGGCCTTCAAGAGTTGATGGTCATACAACAAGATTTAAATGATATCATTGTAAAGGTGTTATGCTATGCTGGAAGCTATCAAATAAATGtgatgatttaaaaaacaagtaTATTGTAATCGGCAAAAACAAATTGCTTTGTGTTTTCATGCTCTAGTTAAACATTTATAGTACAGTAGAGTACAAACATGCTGTATTTATGACAGGGTTGTGGGATTTTACTTtcggtttcataaatattatgcttACAAATATGTAACCTTGACCTTCCATCCTCTTTTTCAGGTATGAGCTTGGGGCCATTGCTGGAGTATGTCAGCTTTGTTGATCCATCTATCATAGTGACAGCTCTCTTGGGCACCAACTGGTG
The sequence above is a segment of the Trichoplusia ni isolate ovarian cell line Hi5 unplaced genomic scaffold, tn1 tig00003362, whole genome shotgun sequence genome. Coding sequences within it:
- the LOC113507860 gene encoding LOW QUALITY PROTEIN: bax inhibitor 1-like (The sequence of the model RefSeq protein was modified relative to this genomic sequence to represent the inferred CDS: inserted 1 base in 1 codon; deleted 1 base in 1 codon); translated protein: MTPNLQTFVNSFQNRLEPPVRQHLKNVYGTLMMTCGSALAGVYVDMYTWFQAGILSAIAGAGLMLMLIATPDNGKNTNLRLGYLLGFGLTSGMSLGPLLEYVSFVDPSIIVTALLGTXLVFVCFSIAAMLAERGSWLFLGGTLMTLLTSMSLMTLVNIFMQSHLLYQAHLYLGLMLMCGFVLFDTQLIIEKRRMGSKDFVQHALELFIDFIGMFRRLLIILSR